From the genome of Acidihalobacter aeolianus:
TTGATATTGGTCTTCTCGCACAATATCCAGAATTCATCGAGTTTAGGAATCGAAAAAATATTAAAAAGAATCGTGGTCCTGAGCAGTTTAATGCTGCCCAAGAAATGGCGTCTGAAACCCCTGAAGATACTATGGCAGCGGCATACAGCGAACTTCGAGAGTCTCTTGAGGTGGAGGTTTTAGAGACGATTATGGGAGTCTCTCCTCCCTTTTTTGAACGCATTGTTGTTGATCTCCTAGTGAAGATGGGATATGGGGGGAGTCGGGTGGATGCGGGTCGGGCTCTTGGTAAAAGCGGCGATGGAGGGATTGATGGGATCATTAATGAAGATCAGCTGGGCTTGGATGTAATTTATATTCAGGCTAAGCGCTGGGAAGGTAATGTCGGTCGACCGGAAATTCAGAAATTCGCTGGAGCACTGCAAGGGCAGCGTGCGAAAAAAGGTGTTTTTATTACCACCTCGGGATTTACGCGCGAAGCGATGGAGTATGCCTCTTTAATTGATTCCCGTATAATTTTGATAGATGGTGTGCGTCTAGGTAAGTTGCTGGTTGATCATGGTGTTGGGGTTTCAACGGCAGGTGTATACGAAGTAAAAAAATTGGATTCAGACTATTTTGAGTGATTGAGGTTTGTGCGAGCGTGCGCGAATATGGGGTAGCTTACGCATTGTAAGGTATTGATGTGAACTCCTTAGCATTTGCTGCATTGAGCCAGCACCGCTTGCCTGCCAGGGAAATTCTTAGCCCAACAACAGCTTGCAATCGAGCCAGGCGCCAGCTAGTTATTAATCTTCTGCATAGTGTTTCGGACGCGAATCAGTCTTTTCGTGTTTGATCTCGCATAACGACGCGCTCGAGTCCATTTCT
Proteins encoded in this window:
- a CDS encoding restriction endonuclease, producing MPIPDYQTVMLPLLRLASDGREHKFSDSIDVLAAEFRLSDEERNELLPSGTQAVFDNRVGWARSYLKQAALLDSPRRGYFAISQRGRDLLKKDPDRIDIGLLAQYPEFIEFRNRKNIKKNRGPEQFNAAQEMASETPEDTMAAAYSELRESLEVEVLETIMGVSPPFFERIVVDLLVKMGYGGSRVDAGRALGKSGDGGIDGIINEDQLGLDVIYIQAKRWEGNVGRPEIQKFAGALQGQRAKKGVFITTSGFTREAMEYASLIDSRIILIDGVRLGKLLVDHGVGVSTAGVYEVKKLDSDYFE